TCAACATCCTAGATGCAGCTGGCGGCATTATTTGCGCGCCACTGTCGGCTTCCGAGACGTCCATCCTAAAACAACCTCGTTCTGGCCCCTCGACTTCGTCCTCAGATTGTCCTGGATCTTGCTCGAGCTCGCCCATTGCGCCGGGCTTCGCTTCGGTCGGCCTTGACGTGCTAGTCATCGCCTTGCGAAGGGATGCAGGCGAACAGAGGGAATGCCGAGGCCCTGGGTCGAAAGGCCAAGGTGCGTCACCACAACCACCCCGTCTTGATCTGTTGCGACGTAACGCTTGACTGCCCGCTTGTCCGGGCGGCCAATTGTCCTGCGCTGTGGCCCATCACATCATTTCTATTTTCTTCTGACTCTTTGATAGCTTGCTCGCTCGTACCAGGAGCTTCTTGAGTGAGTCCCGCTGCCTCCCTCCCGATGCTTCGACTCGAGCTgacccctctccctcttACAGTGAATTCTCCAACAAAGATCTCAGCTCCGTCGGCAACTACACGCTCGGTCGCCTCATCGGAAAAGGTTCATTTGGGAAAGTCTACCTAGCCACTCACAAGCTCACCAATGGCTCCAAAGTAAGTCAGGCCCGCCGGCAACTGGACATTGAATAGTTTTCGACCGATGACCGACTTACTAACATGCTTCGCCAAAGGTCGTACTCAAGTCCGCGAACAAGGGCGATTCGAACCTCGCCCGAGAgatccaccaccaccggcagTTCGTTCATCCCCATATCGCCCGTTTGTACGAGGTCATAGTCACGGAAAATCTGGTGTGGCTGGTATTGGAATACTGCTCTGGTAACACCATCCTTTGCCACCTTGGCAGCACGAACACGACTGACGTTCCGATAGGTGATGAGCTCTACAATTACCTACTCGAACATGGCCCCTTGCCCGTACACAAAGTACAAAAGATTTTTGCGCAGCTCGTTGGCGCCGTCGCATACGTACACCAGCAATCTTGCGTTCACCGCGACTTGAAACTCGAAAATATTCTCTTCGATAAGCACGAAAACGTTAAACTGGTGGACTTTGGCTTCACGAGGGAATATGAGGGCAAGTCCAATTACTTGCAGACATTTTGCGGCACCATATGCTACTCGGCGCCAGAGATGCTCAAGGGCGAGAAATATGCCGGGGAAAAGGTCGACGTTTGGAGCCTGGGTGTCATTCTCTACGCTCTGCTCTGCGGGGAGTTGCCattcgacgacgatgatgacagCGTCACACGAACGAAGATTCTCAGCGAAGAACCCAGATTTCCCGAACATCTGCCGCCTGCCGCCATTCCCTTGCTCAAATCGCTCCTCTCAAAGCGGCCTCTCCTTCGACCTTCGCTCCCCGACATACTCACAAATCCGTTTCTCGCCGAGCATGCGCCGGCACAGCAGGCCATCTTGAAAGTGCAAAGGCCCGCACCATTCTCGACTCATTTAGAAAAGGAGACTCTTCAGCGTATGCGGAGCGCAGGCGTTGACATCGACTCGGTCATAGAAAGTGTTCTGGCCCAGCGATGCGATGccttggctggctggtggACCCTCCTCATCGAAAAGGAGCAGCGCAAAGTTCgcaggagggagaggagacgTCGCGAACGAGAGGCTGAGAACAGGAGTCTGCGTCGTCTATCTGCAGCGTCAAGCAGACTGGAGCGGATAGCACCGGTGCTGcaggaggtcgacgaggatggcggaCTGACAAATCGTTTCATCAGGCTCGAAGACGCGCCGGTAACCCCGAGGACAAGGGGCCGGTCCGAGAGGAGGAGCGCCCACTACTCGGATTTCGGGGATTTGCCAGGGCTTCCGGAACATAGCAAGGAGAATGGAAGCCCAAACACGGAGGagccaccgcctcccatTGACAAGGACTCGATCCGGTCTGCCAGTACGTCTAGAAACCGTCGTCCGGTTCCGCCTCCCAAGGAGGGCGTGATCCGCAGCGCGAGATCGCGGGGTTCGACCTTGCACCTAGTGACCACCTCGGAAGCTTTGGCGACTAACGGAACGCCAGAGCGACCCCCCGAACAGCAACAAAAAGTGCGGAAGAAGCCCTCCCAGGCTATCATTGCCCACTGGAAGAATTGGACGCACTGGTTCCTCGAAAACACTCGTAGGGGGAGACATGCCAATAAGAGAGGCAGCCACTCGACACCCAACCTGGTCGATAAAAACGGCAGTGTCGCCGGCAACAGTAGCAAGCACTCGAAAGACACTAGTCCTCGGCCGCAGACGAGCAAGTATTCAACTACGGACGAGGCCGTGTCGCAAGTCAAGGCTGGCCTGCCTCGCGGAGTCATGGCAAATGGCCATCTGAACAAGGCACTGCCAGGACAGAGAGGGTCTGGCGGGTTCAATAGCCCGGTGACAGGAGCAGgttcgacgccgtcgcaTATGCCTTCTCGGATAACGACGTCGTATAAACGGCAGTCCTTGTCGCCGTCTCCCATGACCCCTCGAACAACCATGAGGCGCTCCTCGGCAGGACTGAGGGGCCGGAAATCCACTTCTTCGTCGGTCTCGTCTATTCGTTCAATgccccatcaccatcactcCCACTCCAAGGCTTCGTCAACAAGCTCCAACGGCTCCGTGTCGACATCAATGTCCAAAAACACTCTGCAGCGCGGACAGTCACCTCACCATTCTGTCAAGGTTCTTCCCGCCACCCCGACCACCACAGCGTTCCCATCCAACATCCGCCTTGTCCGGGGACCGGGGCCTCCGGCTCCTCTTGCCCTATTCAACGAGGGCATGCCCCCGCCACCGATTTCGGGAATGCAGGCTCCGGGCTCGCCGAATTTTTTTTcgcaaggaggagggattCAGTTTGCGAAAAGGAAACGGAACATCTTCAAGGGGCCGATGCTGGCtttcggcggtggcgggggcGCCAGTGCAGGCGCAGGCGGAGGCAGCGCTACCCGAAGCACAGGGTCCAGCCACTCGCGGAGTGTAAGTGCTTCCGGCATCGGGCGTCGGTCCGGCGAAGTGACGatacaagaagaagaggaaggtgAAGAGGCTGAAGAAGAGATCGAGGAAGTCGATGCCTTTAGTCCCGTTGTCGGAGGACCGGGTGAGCGCATTGAAGAACAGATCATTGAAGATGGCGAGACAGAGGCCGCGGGAGGTCAAGCCAAAGTAGACACGGATGCTGTCCCGGTGACGCCAAAGACCAAGGTCCCGCCAGTTGAAGCATGATCGATGATCGAGAAGGCAAACACAATTCTGATGGCTTCACAAAACACtgccccttccccctttttttttgttaTAAGATGAACTGTATATTTCCAGTTCCATCATCCACGCTCGAAAAAACGAGCCGAGACACAAGCTCTCATATTGTTATTTTCTATGTTTCATCTTCGGCGTCGTGTACCATACTTAGAGGATACCTTGTACTAAATAGTAGGCGCTGATGCTTTCACAAATGAGAGGGGAAAGATTTACCCAGTCAACGCTGGCCACCATTACCGCTTTCTGCAACATTTGTTGGATGGCTATTCCACCCAATATGTCCTGAGTAGGGATATACAGTGCTGATTACCGCCGCCCCGCTCTGGTTGCGTCCCTGAGCCCCTCCCTCGCGGCCACAACCTTGTCGACAGTTTCCTGTGTCGCACACACGGATGCATCAAACGGCTTGAGGGCTGAGTCACCCATGATGGCAAGCGCGGCTAGGCCTAGAAAGCCGTGATAAATGTCGGGCGGGGCGCCAGGGTACTTGGAGAAGCCGCCGATGAGGTGTTGTGTCTTGTTCATGATAAAACGGCGTGACGGCTCGGTGTCGATGAGGTCGACGTGACCCAGCATCTAGATATACTGTCAGATTTACACCGTTTCTCGAAACCAACAAACCAGGACGCACCTGCAATGTCCCTCCAACCCACCAACAATAGCAGGTATCCGCCAACTTGTTACATCTCCCGTTGAAACCCACAAGACGCAGGTTGGAGTTCAGCGAGAGATCGTTCAGCGAGTAGGGCAATAAAAAGTTGTCGGTGGCGGTGTCATCCGTGTCGTCCTCTCGTTCGAGATATTCAAACTGGCGGTAGGCGAGAAACTTGACCAGCAACGACACGTCTGGAATACCCTGGTGGAGGATCTCGCTGCGGTGAGGAATAGCACCTTGGGTGGGGGGCCGatcgagaaggacgagggcgcTTACCGCGCACCACGCGTAGCCAGCTGATGGCCGCTTTACTCAGGTTTCGTCATTCAGTAGACACTTCCGCCATGTAGGGGACGTACCGTGGGATTCGTTCTGGTGGGAGCTCTGCGCAAGCCCGCCGTCGTAGGTTTGGCCCTGGCGGATGTACCTGACCAGCGCATCAACGTCAATGTCCTCGACCCAGTCGTCGTCTCCCTTTTTGGTATCGCCCCGCAGTGCCCACCGTATGGTGGCAGCCAGGAAGCACAGCCGCATGTCATTGCCGCCTTCTATGCTCCCGTCGTCCAGGACGAGCTCTCCGAAGCTCCCATCCGGACGCTGTAAACGCTTGAGCCACCGCAACGTCACAACCCTGTCCACGCCCGCAAAGGCACTCGTTGCCGCCTCATGCCCGTCTGCGATGATGGCCAAGCTCAAGAGCGCAAAATACGTCGACGCCAGGTTCGCCGAACTCGAGTTTCTCGTCCGGGCCGTGCCCTCCTCAATGTCCCAGTCCGCGTATAGCTCGGTAGGTAGGGCGTGGGTTGGCGAGCCACAGAAGCCGCCGCCAGTGTTGTAGAGACCTAAAACGAAGTTCCGCGCGGCGACTCGATCGGCGGCCGTGAGTAGATGAGGGTTCTCTTTGGAAGGCTCGGGCGGGGAGAGGATGTCGAGAGCGGCGATAATGAAGAAGCTTAGGGCGATGCGCGAGCTGTCGTTGGAAGTGTACTGGTGCGGAAGGAAGGTCTTGTGGCAGCGCTGCCAGTATTTGATGTGGCGCGCCTTTTCGAGCGGCATCGTGGCATCGGCTGTCATCTTTAGTCTTGAATTACTCGGTGTTGCGGACCCGGAAATAGAGTGGTGGGATTGTCGGGGCTTGCGATGTTATCCAGAAGAGAGACATTCTCGGCCGTTGGAAAGACTGCATTCTAGGAAGGGATAATACAATCAGACAAAGGCACCCCACCCCCCACTCAgcttaggtacctaggtaggtaaggtaggtagctaTGGACCTAGCTGTCAATGCGCTAGCAGGGGAGAAGCGCTGGAGCCTCATTACACCACACAAATCTGGAACCGGACGAATGAGAAGCTCAGCTTCGATAAGCCTTGCAGCCACAGGCTAAGCTCACGCGACCGACCCCATCCTCCGATAACCGATAAGACATGTGCTGGTCGTCAATGCGCAATCCATTCTTTTCTGCGTAGGACGCAAGCAACGCGACACTACCACATTTCCCCCCTGAGAACTTGTCACTGCTGTCTTGTCACAACCTCGCCTACCAATTCCTGGATAGGTTTACGAAACCGCAATCATGGCGCTCATCTCTGCAAAAACGATCAtcacctccctctccctcttccacATCACCCTCGCCTACTTCTTCCTTACGAGCCCGGTCACCATCGCCGATCAAGCCCTGGTGTACGTGCTGGGCGAGTCTATGGGCATGGTCAGTCTTTCTGCTCTCTCCTCCCGCCGTCAATGACTTTGTATATTCGGGGTCTGACATGTCGTCTCCAATTTCAGCCGTATGCGCGAAGTTTCGAAAACAAGTCAcccgccctcgccttcctcgccgccgttctcgccATGCTGGGCTTCAGCGACCTCGTCACACTCAGCATGCCCGAGGAGGTCTGGCTCATTTACTATTGGGGAACCCAGGGTAAACTAGCTGTTCTTTCTCATTCTATTCTTGTCTCGTCCGAGGCTTCCGCTGACGCACCTGAACTTCAGCTCCCGTCCGCCTCTTCCTGTCCATGACGTTTGTCATATACACGTTTCTCTTCGGCCCCTCGTCGCCCCTCTACGGCAGCCCGACCCGCGGCGGCAACCGCTTCGCCCACCCCTCAGCACATGTGACCAACCCGCGCTATACGCCCTCAACAtggggcggcgacggcctcaaGAACCGCGTTTTCCTGACCTTTGCCTTCCTCGAGATGATGTGCTGGTTTTGGGCGTGGATGACGCTGcgcgaggagcaggagcagtTTCAGAGAAAgcagagaaagaggagggacAGCGAGTAAAGGAGGGCCAGCGTTAGCATGAAGACATTCTGATGTTTTGTGAGGGCGATCTGACGTTGCGGGCGCGTCCTGCACTGTGATGGGATGAAGGCCTTGCTGGGGAGATAGAAGGCTCGGGCCGCCAGCGTGGACTCGTCTTGCATCATGCGGAGTTGTCGGACGAATGATATCATGGGAAGGATATACCCGGCGTCACTGTGCTTTGATTAAAAGTTGTATGAGTTGATCCGATGGTTCTCTATTTGGGGCTCCCTGCCGTGGATGATAGACCTCATCGCGCTGGAATTGCAATCGGGGGGGTTGTGACTGACTGCCTCCATTTacgaagagaaagagacatCTACTCCCATCGCACCAGCTCCCAGCCCTTGATATTCGTCCGCCAGCTGTCGGCCACTCTCTGTGACCAAACGCTAACATGCGGCCTGGCAACATCGTGGATCTGTTTCGCCAACTTGTCTTCCGGATCCGCCTCAAAAGTCCAGGAGCTCACCTTGGCGCTCAAGCCGTcgccttccttcttcagaAGAGCAACCCGTGCCTTGCCTTCCGCCATGGCggcgcccgccgcggcctccAAAGCTCTGACCTGAGTTAAGACTTCTTTGGGCACGTTACTCTGTCCAGAACggtctctctccttctcccgctCGTTGAACGCCACAATGTGGGATGTAGCCAGCTtcacggccgcggccgcaTCGCGTAGAGTGAAAAGACCGTGCAGCGAGCTTAGCATAAGCAGTTCCCTGGATCTTTCCGCATCGGCTGGCGTCGACAGAGAGTGTGCGCGAAGAACTTCGAGGCCGCAATTGATGCCTGAGGCGATGCTTGACAGAAGCTGAGGGGGTGACGGGCTTCTGCTGGCGGTGACAGCGAGAGGAATCAAAGTGGTAAGTAGGGAGATGATGCCGTAATACGTCTCTTCGTGCTGGGTGAGAGTTTTTCCTCGAGCGTGCAGGAATCTGTTGAGGGAGTTGCCGAGCCTCTGGAGTGAATCGAGGACAAAGGCTtgctccgccgccgccgtctgaGCAACGTTGACTACTTTGTACGACGATGCGGGCTTAAAAGACAGTATCTCGAAATATCTCTCTGCTGCAAGAGCCAAGTGTGAACGGACGTTCTGGTTCCTTCAATTAGTACGCGTCGTGCTTTGGATAAATGGACTACATACCGACGGGTCAGGACCAAGCCGCAGGACATCATAGATGGGCCGGGACGTCGACGCTTCCAGATTAGGAACGGATCCGTAGTCAATGACTTCGCTCAACACAGAGTCGTCAGTGATTTCCTCTGTGTACCGTTGTTAGTGTCTCGACAGTATCAAAGGCGTCCATACAACTCACCAATCGCTGGCTCGTCGAAGATCGAGTCGTTACGAATGCCAAGCGCTCGAGCAGATCGAGATTCCTCGACGTAGCCCATGACTAGTGTGCAGCTCGATCTCAGACGCTCGATGTAACTGGGAATGTCGAGAATTGCAGTGTAGCTCTCGGCCTCAAAGGCATCGGCTAGCCTTCTGGGCATTCTCAGCTTGAGCGACGTGCTGTAGTGTGCCTTGAGGCCCTGCATTAGGCCTCTCTCGGGTCTGTTCGGCGGAAGAACCAGGGTAGGAGCAATACTGGACAATCGATCGAAGAAATAGGGGCCAAGCGAATCTATAATGGTGCGCTTTACGTCTGCCGTGTCCCACACCTCACGAGCCCGGGATGCACAACCCAGCACGAGATAGATGCGCGCCAAAACTAATGTCAGTCTGGTATGCTTCGGAGTTCTGGTGAGTTGATCCTCGATAAGAAGTGCAGCCTGGAGAAGGCGATCGGTCTGGCCGCTCGATGTCGGCGTGGTTGGGTTATCGGCGCCGCGTTGGTGTGCACCGCTCAGTCTAATGCAGCATGTTGCTGCAAGAATAGCAAGCTCCGGTATACAATCGAGGGATGGGCTGATTTCGGAAGAGTTGACGAGGGTGGAGTAAAGAGTCAATATAGACTCCAGCAAGTTCTGCAAGCAGGTCGTGCAGATGGGTGACTTGTTGACACTTGCGCATACAACACATTTCCAGTCATTTGGCTTCTTCGGGTCCTCGTTGGAGACACGGATGACGGTTTTGGACGAGGACAGACCAAGGTACTGCAGCTTGAAAGCTAACGCCTTGACAGATGCTGACTTGGCAGTATCATTGATCTCTTCTGCCAGCCGGACGACGTAGTGGTAAGCAAGATCCTTGATCTCGTGGGGTGAGAGGCGCTCAACAAAACCCCTGACGTCGTCGAAACAAGCAGGTGACTCGCACTCAATGTCGATGTACCGACACAGCTCATCAAACTTGTCAGACTTGGCCTCCGATTTTGACTGCGTGGGTCGCGAGAATTGGAAGGTcatctcgaccttggccaGTCGGATGTTGCGCTTGTAAATCGAGCGGACGTTCTCTTGTGCCAAGAACCGATTGATCAACCCCGAAAGCTCGGTCGATGCCCTACTACAGGTCAGACACAATCTACTCAATCAGGTACGTCTCCACCTACTCTTGAGCCTCTCCTGTGCGGCCAGCGGCATTAAGAAACTTCTTCCAAACAGCCCAGTCGCATGCGAGGAGGCTCATCTGGCCCTTTTCATCCGTGGCCGAAAGGCATTCTTTGCAAAGGTCGTATACCGTGTTCCATTTCCCCTTTCGCTCAAGTACCTCAATGGTCTGCAGAAAGAGATCCTTACGGCCGGCCTTGAACTGGTAGACGGGGTTGAGCGATGGACCCTTGAGGGCCGCATCCCACTCTGCATCGGAGCCGTGAGCCTCGAGAATGCGATAAAAGAGAAGAATTTCTTCTTCCGTCTTGATCGCTCGATCGGAGACTTCGCCGTTCTTCTCTGTGCCGCGCTAAGCCAAGTCAGTCCTCAAGTCGCATTCCTTctccgacggcgacgggcgtcTTACTTGTTCCGCAAACTGGGCAGCGCGCTGCATCTGCTTCAAGGCTAGCATGCCGTAAAGCTGCTTCTTGCCGGCGGGGCACTGGTCGCTGGTCTGCAGCCTATCAGCCACATCCCTTGCTCAGTTGGGAGCTGAAGCAACTCACCGCGAGAAGATGTGTGATGGCAATGTTCCAAAACATGAAGCTTCTTTCTTGAGGGAACGACCTGTCGAGAACTGCGGCAATCTGCAGGTGCGTAAGTACTAGAACGGTGTGTCCATCTTCAACGAGAGGTAGACTGACTTGTTGTGCGCTAACCAAGTCCCAGTGCAACAGGCAGGACTCAAGGCATCTTGTCCCACCATTCTTATCCTTAGGGTTCGCCTTGACATAGCGCAGCTTCAGGGGTCCAAAGGTCGCGGCAAAATCTTGGCCCTCCATGAAACCCTCAGACGCCCACTCAAGCAACTCGAGCGAGTCGGCATCTCTCACGGCAGACgggtcctcggcgagcttctgaACCGCAATGAGAGGTGATGCCTTGTCCAAAGGCGACTCCAGATGACTCTCGGCACATATTTTCACAGCCTGATAAATGCGGTCAGGTTTGTTTGGTTTGGGCGAGGTTGAGCGGTGAGGTGAATTAACAAACCTCAAAGTAGTGGTCGTTGAAGGTCCGAAAACGCTTTTCGGCAAGACGGATGACGTTGGCCCATTGTCCGTCGTTGAAGGCCGACTGCAGCTGCAGATCGGTGCCGCTCCTCAGCTGAGGCCGGTTCCAGGACATGGTGATGCTTCTGATCGGATGGCGGGGCAGAAATAGCTTTGGAGGGGCACCGCGCGCTCAAAGGTGCAGCAGCACGCATTGAGAGCTCGGTTTCGTGAGGCGTCAAAGGGGTGGAGACCATAATAGCTGATTGGTTGGTCGGGTCATTTCTCCTCCGATATCCGCCGTCCCGTTTTCCGGTCGAGACGGGAGTCTTTCCGGCGCCACTCCAGAACCACAGGGAGGGTGTCTTCATGGACGCCCGAGATGATGAGGATGTAGCCGGAAAACACCGGGATGCAAGAGCATGTCATTCTAGAATAGGTCCGGTCCTAGGATGGGATTATTCCAGTAAGCGCAGGCGCACACGTGGCCCAGCGGTCGCTTCACAGCATCCCATCCCTATCCGATTCTTTAGATCCAACAGACGGGGCGTGCCATCTTATGCTATCATAACCAGGTTTACTCATACAACATTATAACTCCTGGCCGGGTATGCAACAAAATACATAGTGTACACTGTCCCTCCTTCACGCTCGGCGTTCCTTTCCGCTGGCTTCGAAAGGGTTCGGTCCGTCTCGGGGTCGTCACGTTCGTCGCACGAGCGAGCGTAGAGCTCGATCGATTACCACCAGGCGccgttcttcttcctctcttcttttcgCCTGTCGAGCTTTGGCAATGTCAGTACCTCAAGGTCGGTTATATGGAAGGGCGTGTGAATACGAACCCAGGCCTTTTTGCAATCTCTGTAGGCCCTGAAAGAACGTTAGTATCAAGGGACCGGCAACATCCCCGGGCTTGGGGATTTCAATGCATCAAAATAACACCATGGAGCCTTCTTACTGGAAATAGTCGCCACACATAGTTTTATCGCCACCGTTTCTGTGCAGGCACTTGATGCTCTTCTGGGCAAGTTCCTGGCAAGGATCAAAGTACTCGCTCTTCGCTTTGCTGTTTTCCAGGTGTCAACCGGTATGATCCCCTGCATGCGCTGTGTATGTGATCCGGCCTACTTTTCGAACTTGGCCTTACTCTCGGCGTAGGATTCGTCAACCTTTTCCGACACGCCCGTGGTAGGCTGTTGCGGGTTGCCGGTAGACATTATGGGGACTGAAAAAGGGACGAGGTAGTAAGTATTTCGGGTCGAATTGGTCGAGTCAGTGGCGGCTTTGGTTACGCTGGATGCGGCTGCGCGGCTGATTGTTCAAAATGCGACA
This sequence is a window from Colletotrichum higginsianum IMI 349063 chromosome 8, whole genome shotgun sequence. Protein-coding genes within it:
- a CDS encoding Serine threonine protein kinase; this translates as MQANRGNAEALGRKAKLARSYQELLDEFSNKDLSSVGNYTLGRLIGKGSFGKVYLATHKLTNGSKVVLKSANKGDSNLAREIHHHRQFVHPHIARLYEVIVTENLVWLVLEYCSGNTILCHLGSTNTTDVPIGDELYNYLLEHGPLPVHKVQKIFAQLVGAVAYVHQQSCVHRDLKLENILFDKHENVKLVDFGFTREYEGKSNYLQTFCGTICYSAPEMLKGEKYAGEKVDVWSLGVILYALLCGELPFDDDDDSVTRTKILSEEPRFPEHLPPAAIPLLKSLLSKRPLLRPSLPDILTNPFLAEHAPAQQAILKVQRPAPFSTHLEKETLQRMRSAGVDIDSVIESVLAQRCDALAGWWTLLIEKEQRKVRRRERRRREREAENRSLRRLSAASSRLERIAPVLQEVDEDGGLTNRFIRLEDAPVTPRTRGRSERRSAHYSDFGDLPGLPEHSKENGSPNTEEPPPPIDKDSIRSASTSRNRRPVPPPKEGVIRSARSRGSTLHLVTTSEALATNGTPERPPEQQQKVRKKPSQAIIAHWKNWTHWFLENTRRGRHANKRGSHSTPNLVDKNGSVAGNSSKHSKDTSPRPQTSKYSTTDEAVSQVKAGLPRGVMANGHLNKALPGQRGSGGFNSPVTGAGSTPSHMPSRITTSYKRQSLSPSPMTPRTTMRRSSAGLRGRKSTSSSVSSIRSMPHHHHSHSKASSTSSNGSVSTSMSKNTLQRGQSPHHSVKVLPATPTTTAFPSNIRLVRGPGPPAPLALFNEGMPPPPISGMQAPGSPNFFSQGGGIQFAKRKRNIFKGPMLAFGGGGGASAGAGGGSATRSTGSSHSRSVSASGIGRRSGEVTIQEEEEGEEAEEEIEEVDAFSPVVGGPGERIEEQIIEDGETEAAGGQAKVDTDAVPVTPKTKVPPVEA
- a CDS encoding Prenyltransferase and squalene oxidase, with the protein product MTADATMPLEKARHIKYWQRCHKTFLPHQYTSNDSSRIALSFFIIAALDILSPPEPSKENPHLLTAADRVAARNFVLGLYNTGGGFCGSPTHALPTELYADWDIEEGTARTRNSSSANLASTYFALLSLAIIADGHEAATSAFAGVDRVVTLRWLKRLQRPDGSFGELVLDDGSIEGGNDMRLCFLAATIRWALRGDTKKGDDDWVEDIDVDALVRYIRQGQTYDGGLAQSSHQNESHVKRPSAGYAWCAVSALVLLDRPPTQGAIPHRSEILHQGIPDVSLLVKFLAYRQFEYLEREDDTDDTATDNFLLPYSLNDLSLNSNLRLVGFNGRCNKLADTCYCWWVGGTLQMLGHVDLIDTEPSRRFIMNKTQHLIGGFSKYPGAPPDIYHGFLGLAALAIMGDSALKPFDASVCATQETVDKVVAAREGLRDATRAGRR
- a CDS encoding N-acetyltransferase B complex non catalytic subunit, with the protein product MSWNRPQLRSGTDLQLQSAFNDGQWANVIRLAEKRFRTFNDHYFEAVKICAESHLESPLDKASPLIAVQKLAEDPSAVRDADSLELLEWASEGFMEGQDFAATFGPLKLRYVKANPKDKNGGTRCLESCLLHWDLVSAQQVSLPLVEDGHTVLVLTHLQIAAVLDRSFPQERSFMFWNIAITHLLATSDQCPAGKKQLYGMLALKQMQRAAQFAEQRGTEKNGEVSDRAIKTEEEILLFYRILEAHGSDAEWDAALKGPSLNPVYQFKAGRKDLFLQTIEVLERKGKWNTVYDLCKECLSATDEKGQMSLLACDWAVWKKFLNAAGRTGEAQEASTELSGLINRFLAQENVRSIYKRNIRLAKVEMTFQFSRPTQSKSEAKSDKFDELCRYIDIECESPACFDDVRGFVERLSPHEIKDLAYHYVVRLAEEINDTAKSASVKALAFKLQYLGLSSSKTVIRVSNEDPKKPNDWKCVVCASVNKSPICTTCLQNLLESILTLYSTLVNSSEISPSLDCIPELAILAATCCIRLSGAHQRGADNPTTPTSSGQTDRLLQAALLIEDQLTRTPKHTRLTLVLARIYLVLGCASRAREVWDTADVKRTIIDSLGPYFFDRLSSIAPTLVLPPNRPERGLMQGLKAHYSTSLKLRMPRRLADAFEAESYTAILDIPSYIERLRSSCTLVMGYVEESRSARALGIRNDSIFDEPAIEEITDDSVLSEVIDYGSVPNLEASTSRPIYDVLRLGPDPSNVRSHLALAAERYFEILSFKPASSYKVVNVAQTAAAEQAFVLDSLQRLGNSLNRFLHARGKTLTQHEETYYGIISLLTTLIPLAVTASRSPSPPQLLSSIASGINCGLEVLRAHSLSTPADAERSRELLMLSSLHGLFTLRDAAAAVKLATSHIVAFNEREKERDRSGQSNVPKEVLTQVRALEAAAGAAMAEGKARVALLKKEGDGLSAKVSSWTFEADPEDKLAKQIHDVARPHVSVWSQRVADSWRTNIKGWELVRWE
- a CDS encoding Cytochrome c oxidase-assembly factor cox-23, translated to MSTGNPQQPTTGVSEKVDESYAESKAKFENKAKSEYFDPCQELAQKSIKCLHRNGGDKTMCGDYFQAYRDCKKAWVRIHTPFHITDLEVLTLPKLDRRKEERKKNGAWW